Proteins from a genomic interval of Chionomys nivalis chromosome 7, mChiNiv1.1, whole genome shotgun sequence:
- the Spns2 gene encoding sphingosine-1-phosphate transporter SPNS2, with protein sequence MMCLECASAAAGGAEEEEADAERRRRRRGAQPGTGSSACCGARGAGGAGVVSADEEVQTLSGSVRRVPSGLPSIPSTPGCAAAAKGPGAPQPKPASLGRGRGAAAAILSLGNVLNYLDRYTVAGVLLDIQQHFGVKDRGAGLLQSVFICSFMVAAPIFGYLGDRFNRKVILSCGIFFWSAVTFSSSFIPQQHFWLLVLSRGLVGIGEASYSTIAPTIIGDLFTKNTRTLMLSVFYFAIPLGSGLGYITGSSVKQAAGDWHWALRVSPVLGMITGTLILILVPATKRGHADQLGGQLKARTSWLRDMKALIRNRSYVFSSLATSAVSFATGALGMWIPLYLHRAQVVQKTAETCNSPPCGAKDSLIFGAITCFTGFLGVVTGAGATRWCRLRTQRADPLVCAVGMLGSAIFICLIFVAAKTSIVGAYICIFVGETLLFSNWAITADILMYVVIPTRRATAVALQSFTSHLLGDAGSPYLIGFISDLIRQSTKDSPLWEFLSLGYALMLCPFVVVLGGMFFLATALFFLSDRAKAEQQVNQLVMPPASVKV encoded by the exons ATGATGTGCCTGGAATGCGCCtcggcggcggcgggcggcgcggaggaggaggaggcggacgCCGAGCGGAGGCGCCGGCGCCGGGGGGCGCAGCCAGGGACTGGCAGTAGCGCTTGCTGCGGGGCGCGGGGCGCGGGGGGCGCTGGAGTCGTGTCCGCCGACGAAGAGGTGCAGACGTTGTCCGGCAGCGTGAGACGGGTCCCGTCCGGACTCCCCAGCATCCCCAGCACCCCGGGCTGCGCAGCCGCTGCCAAGGGCCCCGGTGCGCCGCAGCCCAAACCTGCCAGCCTGGGCCGAGGGCGGGGGGCAGCCGCTGCCATCCTGAGCTTGGGTAACGTGCTCAACTATCTGGACAGGTACACCGTGGCAG GTGTTCTTCTGGACATCCAGCAGCACTTTGGGGTCAAGGACCGGGGCGCCGGCTTGCTGCAGTCAG TGTTCATCTGCAGCTTCATGGTGGCTGCCCCCATCTTCGGCTACCTGGGTGACCGATTCAATAGGAAGGTGATCCTCAGCTGTGGCATCTTCTTCTGGTCGGCCGTCACCTTCTCTAGCTCTTTCATTCCTCAGCAG CACTTCTGGCTGCTGGTCCTGTCCCGAGGGTTAGTAGGTATTGGTGAAGCCAGCTACTCCACCATAGCACCCACCATCATCGGCGACTTGTTTACCAAGAACACCCGCACGCTTATGCTCTCGGTCTTCTATTTTGCCATCCCACTGGGCAG TGGCCTGGGCTACATCACAGGTTCCAGCGTGAAGCAGGCAGCTGGAGACTGGCATTGGGCCCTGAGG GTATCCCCTGTCCTGGGCATGATCACAGGAACACTCATCCTCATCCTGGTCCCAGCCACTAAGAGAGGCCATGCTGATCAACTTGGGGGGCAGCTCAAAGCACGGACCTCGTGGCTCCGAGACATGAAGGCTCTGATCCGAAA CCGCAGTTACGTCTTTTCCTCCCTGGCCACATCTGCCGTGTCCTTCGCCACAGGAGCCCTAGGCATGTGGATTCCTCTCTATCTGCATCGTGCTCAAGTTGTACAAAAGACAGCAGAGACGTGCAACAGCCCACCCTGCGGAGCCAAAGACAG CCTCATCTTTGGGGCCATTACCTGCTTTACTGGCTTTCTGGGCGTGGTCACAGGTGCGGGAGCCACTCGCTGGTGCCGCCTGCGGACTCAGCGTGCTGACCCACTGGTGTGTGCTGTGGGCATGCTGGGATCTGCCATCTTCATCTGCCTCATCTTTGTGGCCGCCAAGACCAGCATTGTGGGCGCTTAT ATCTGCATCTTTGTTGGGGAGACCCTGCTGTTTTCTAACTGGGCCATCACTGCAGACATCCTCATG tACGTGGTCATCCCTACCCGACGAGCCACTGCTGTGGCCTTGCAGAGCTTCACCTCCCATCTGCTGGGGGATGCTGGAAGCCCCTACCTCATTGGCTTT ATCTCGGACCTTATCCGCCAGAGCACCAAGGACTCCCCGCTCTGGGAGTTTCTGAGCCTGGGCTATGCCCTCATGCTGTGCCCTTTTGTTGTGGTCCTAGGTGGCATGTTCTTCCTTGCCActgctctcttcttcctcagcGACCGTGCCAAGGCTGAACAGCA GGTGAACCAGCTGGTGATGCCGCCTGCATCCGTGAAAGTCTGA